atatttgtttcttgaaatctATTTAGGATTCGGTCCCTGATTACAATGATCTTGTTGCCTGTAACTGCCGTCCATTTTACTGTTGGAATATTATCGTCTTTTACTTGACCCAGATGCATTCTGAGTGAAAGTTTGCCAGTTTCTACACTTCTCGTCCAGAGtatttaatgaatttcaagTTGTGTCCGTTACTTCCAGTTTAACCTTTTATAGTTATAGAGCAAACTTTGACTTGGTTGCTACTGCCTGGAAGAAATTGCTTTATTCAGAAGTTGCCTCCAAAATTGCCAAGAATTCTTGGTATTCACTAAAAAAACATTGTAGTCGGCATCAGCCATTCCTCTAAAGGACTACCTGCGCAACGCCCTCAATCTGACCGTCTTTGGCACGAATTACCCGCGAATTACGCATTCAAAAAGTTGCGCGAATCCGTCAACAAGACGAACTGGATTTCTCACGGTAGACCGGCCGTTGTCAATGCTTACTATTCACCACTAGAGAACTCGATCCGTAAGTTCCTTCTTTCGACACACGATATCTCTCTGCCAAGATGTATCATGTGAATTATTCTATTCTTTTGTATTCACGCAGAATTTCCGGCCGGTATCCTTCAAGGCGCATTCTTCGGCAAAAACAGACCCGCCTACCTAAACTATGGCACCATCGGTTGGGTTATTGGGCACGAAATCACGCACGGATTCGATgatcaggtaaaaaaataaatcattcttttttaaaatgttcccaCGATCTTATCGTTCaaatatcattattattatttgatgcgTGCAGGGACGTCAATTCGGTCCCGACGGCAATTTGGCCGAATGGTGGGAATCGCCGaccaagaaaaattatttggagCGGGCCCAGTGCATTATTAACCAATACGGCAATTACTCATTCCCGGAACTCGGCTTGAatgtaattatatttaaaaccacaacaacaggaaaatgattcatttgaaatttataaatctttttttatttaaaatagatCAACGGAATCAATACTCAAGGTGAAAACATTGCCGTCAAAGGCAGGATCAAGGAAGCCAGTATCGAGCCTACATCAAATACGCGACAGTACACTCACGATCCGGTTTCGAGAACTGGGATCAAGTCGAGCAGCGATTGCCCGGCCAGTACAATGTGAGACAATTGTTTTGGCTGGGAGCCGCCAACGTGTGGTGTCAGAAATCACGACCGGAAAGCTTGAAACTGCACATCCTGACGGGCGCCCACTCTCCATCCCGCTTCCGCGTCCGTGGACCCTTCGCCAACATGCCCCAATTCGCATCCGATTACAATTGTCCCCTAGAGCAGTGCAATGAATCCAGTACAAAAATGCGCCGTCTGGTaaaacatttacatttttttttaaacaaaaaagttaatgCGTCATCccgttcattttttaaaaattacgtaATCCACGATATTTGgaattttgataattttttttttaactagaccagcttttttttaatcccTAAAAATTCGTTCATCCacattttacacacacactcaatCTATATACACAGCtagactgtttttttttccttattttttcccttaacGTTCACTAAAAGTCCCGACAAGTAAATACACGTTTCGTTGTGTCTGCCCTTAAGCACATctcttttaaaacatttcgTTCTTATAGGAAACTTGACCTCGGCGAGCCAATGGGCTGCCACTACTATTACTCTCAGCcaaaatgagagaaagagaaacataTTTTTCCCACGTATTATTTCAGTTGAAAATATGTGAAAAAAGGTATATCTGGGTCAAGGGGGGAGCAAATCAAACGCTGGCGGCGTCATCATATCTTACATTTAACTTTCACTTATTTTCCGTACCTGTACATAATACTACGCAACTGCTGCTGACCAGAGGAAAGATTAGAAAGGAAAATCGCAGTCCGtcggaacaacaacaaaaaacaacttcgCTCTGTCATTGCGGGACCGACTTTGAGAGTGAACGGACGCGGAAATGGAGGACCAGATCGAAAGGCAGCGGACTCACCTTCAGCGGGAGAAAATATCTGCTGCaatcaaggtaaaaaaaaacaccaaccCAAACAAATCTTAAAGgaattcaaactttttaaaaagaaaatcaattgattGCATTTGGCGGCGTCGATCCAGCTGGAGCGGATACAGCGATTCGGAAGCGGGCGCGGAATCGGTCAAAGTGGAAGTCATCGAGGAATTGGAGCGGGAATACGACACGACTCACCGGCAATTGAAGGAATTGGAGATCAGCAACGAAGCGAGAAAgaagcgggaaattcaaacgtTGAAGCGATTCGGTGTGATGGACAGCAGTGCATTGTCCGGCATTCGCTACAGCCTGCCGGATATCGAAATCAGTCGCATCCGGACCCATTCCTCCTCCGTTTCTGGCAGCCATCATCACCCTGGGTGAGGAGGCCGAAGAAGAATCTGAAGAAGCTGATCCTTACAGGAAGAGAAGGAGTAGAATGGTTGTCGGCCTCGCCCATCTTCTTCCGTCCGAGAAGCCGGAGCGAAACGCCCAGTTGAAAGTATCGAGCCATGTCGGCCGGCGGAGTGACGGCGGCCACTCCGACCACAGTCCTGAGCTTGAGACTACTGTACACGGGCATCGTAAAAAAACGAATGTATGCTCTCCTCCTTTCTCAGTTTCTATCACCTGGATTAGAAAAGCAAAACATTTATTCCAGACAGAAACGCTTtatcttgttaaaaaaaaaaaaaaaaaaaaatgtgcgtCAGCTTGTGGCGCAGTGGCTTAAATGAGCCAATTCAAAAGTATCCAGACAGAAACGCTTCAAATATAATAAGCTGCATTGCGCGtcttcttgaaaaattttgtttgacaGACGTCAGAATACTGGCTTAAAATCGTGCTTGTTCGAGaagtatcaaaaaaaatttttaacttcTTGGCCATACGTTACATACTTCCCCCTTT
The sequence above is drawn from the Daphnia pulicaria isolate SC F1-1A chromosome 1, SC_F0-13Bv2, whole genome shotgun sequence genome and encodes:
- the LOC124350787 gene encoding LOW QUALITY PROTEIN: neprilysin-2-like (The sequence of the model RefSeq protein was modified relative to this genomic sequence to represent the inferred CDS: deleted 1 base in 1 codon), coding for MVSSASLTLVDGGRSFVGISHSSKGLPAQRPQSDRLWHELPANYAFKKLRESVNKTNWISHGRPAVVNAYYSPLENSIQFPAGILQGAFFGKNRPAYLNYGTIGWVIGHEITHGFDDQGRQFGPDGNLAEWWESPTKKNYLERAQCIINQYGNYSFPELGLNINGINTQGENIAVKGRIKEASIEPTSNTRQYTHDPVSRTGIKSQLFWLGAANVWCQKSRPESLKLHILTGAHSPSRFRVRGPFANMPQFASDYNCPLSSAMNPVQKCAVW
- the LOC124326324 gene encoding uncharacterized protein LOC124326324; this encodes MEDQIERQRTHLQREKISAAIKLERIQRFGSGRGIGQSGSHRGIGAGIRHDSPAIEGIGDQQRSEKEAGNSNVEAIRCDGQQCIVRHSLQPAGYRNQSHPDPFLLRFWQPSSPWVRRPKKNLKKLILTGREGVEWLSASPIFFRPRSRSETPS